From Heterodontus francisci isolate sHetFra1 unplaced genomic scaffold, sHetFra1.hap1 HAP1_SCAFFOLD_2400, whole genome shotgun sequence, one genomic window encodes:
- the LOC137360931 gene encoding melanoma-derived growth regulatory protein-like: protein MQIGMSLTASAFCVIVFCAGGVLSTRGEVMHKLADRKLCADEECSHPISMGRALADYTGPDCRFINIRQGQIVYVYGKLKGKGCNFWQGTVQGDYFGEQSAVLGFFPKSIVRESQHLATELVEMPTVDWDFYC from the exons ATGCAGATTGGGATGTCTCTGACAGCATCGGCCTTTTGTGTGATTGTTTTCTGCGCTGGTGGTGTCCTATCCACTAGGGGCGAAGTGATGCATAAACTGGCAGACAGAAAGCTGTGCGCCGATGAAGAATGCAGCC ATCCAATTTCAATGGGCCGAGCACTGGCAGATTACACTGGTCCTGACTGCAGGTTCATCAACATCCGTCAAGGACAGATCGTTTACGTGTATGGAAAACTGAAAGGGAAGGGATGCAATTTCTGGCAAGGCACT GTTCAAGGTGATTATTTCGGGGAACAGTCAGCAGTTCTTGGATTTTTCCCAAAATCAATTGTGAGGGAGAGCCAACATCTGGCAACAGAACTTGTGGAAATGCCAACAGTG GACTGGGATTTCTACTGTTAA